In Polyangiaceae bacterium, the DNA window TGATTCTGACTCTGGAGGTGGAGCGCATGGACGCCGCGGGCGTACAGCTCGTGATCGCCGCCAAACGCTGGGTCGAAGCGCGTGGCGGCAGGGCTTCCATCGAGACGGGTGACGGCGCGGCGCGCGCAGCGCTCGCTGCCGCCGGCGTTCTCGACTTGCTGGACGAAGACGCCGAAGGAGAAACCCGATGAGCAACGTGGCGCTGGTGGTGGACGATTCGCGGTCCATCCGCATGCTGGTCTCGAAAGTCCTGAAACAGGCTGGCTTCGAGGTGATGGAGGCCGAGAACGGCAAGGACGCCCTGGCCAAGCTCACCGAGAAATCGAGCGTTCAGCTCGTGATCACCGACCTGAACATGCCGGTGATGGACGGCCTGGAGCTCATCCGCGCGATTCGGCAAGACGCTCAACACAAGTTCACCCCCGTCGTGTTCCTGACCACGGAATCCGAGGAGGCGAAGAAGGAGGAGGCGAAAAGCGCCGGAGCCACGGGCTGGATCATCAAGCCCTTCCATCCCGAAAAGGTGATGACGGTCGTTCGCCGCGTGGTGACTTGACATGGAAATCGACGTCAACGACTTCCTGGATGCGTTCTTCGAAGAAGCCGAGGAGCACGTTGCCGCCTTCGAGCACGGCATCTTGGACTTGGAACGTGCGCCGACGGACGCTGAGGTCATCGGCTCCGTGTTCCGCGCTGCGCATTCCATCAAGGGTGCGAGTGGAACCTTTGGCCTGACGGACGTTGCGGACTTCACGCACCACCTCGAAGGTGCTCTCGACCTGCTGCGCAGCGGCAGTCTTCACTACGACGCGGACTTGGCCTCCCTGCTGCTTTCGGCGCTGGACGTGCTGAAATCGCTGCTGGTCGTTGCTCGCAGTGGTGGCGACCCACCAGCCGCGGAAGCCGAGGTGCGCAGAGCCCTGGAACGGGTGGTGGCGAGTGCCGGCGGCAAGGGCGCCACGGGCGGTACGGCCGTAGGCAGCGCGGGTGGAGGCAAGCGGCAGGTTTCCGTGCGCATTCGACCAAAGCCGGAAGTGATGGCGCGGGGGATGGACCCGCTGGTGCTGATCCGCGAGCTCGCGGATGCCAAGGAACCCGGCACGGAATGCACCATCGAGGCGGATTTGTCGGCCCTGCCGATGCTGGACGAGCTGGATCCGGAGGCCTGCTACCTGGCGTGGTCCGTCAATCTGTCCACGAGCTGGAGCAACGCTCAGATCGAGGAGGTCTTCGCCTTCGTAGAGGACGTTTGCGAGATCGAGATCACGGCCAAGGACACTCCCGCCGCGCCTCGTCCGGTGGTCGCGGCCCAAGCGGTGGTGGCCAGCGCACCCACGACCCTCAGGGTCGCAGCAGACAAGCTGGATCAACTCCTGGACCTGGTCGGGGAGCTCGTGATCGCGCAGGCCATGATCGTGGAGGCGGTGCGCTCCCCGGAAGGTGACCACGCCTTGCGCTTGCAAGACGCATTGGTCGCAATGGAGCGAAACACACGGGAGCTTCAGGAGCGCGTGATGTCCATCCGCATGGTGCCGCTCTCCACCGTGTTCGGACGCCTGCCGCGCATCGTTCACGACGTGGGCCTCTCCTGCGGCAAGCCGGTGCGTGTCGAGATCGAGGGCGAAGAGACGGAAATCGACAAGGCCATGGTCGAGCAATTGGTGGACCCGCTCACCCACCTGGTGCGCAACGCGGTGGACCACGGCCTGGAAATGCCGGAACAGCGCCGCGCGGCGAAGAAGCCAGAGGAGGGCGAGATCCGCATCCGCGCCTACCACGAGAGCGGAAACGTGGTGATCGAGGTCAAAGACGACGGGGGCGGCATGAACACCGTCGCCATCCGCGAGAAGGCGGAACGCATGGGACTGATCTCGTCGGAGACGGTCCTCACCGACGACCAGATCCACGAGCTCGTGTTCCACCCCGGGTTCTCCACGGCGTCCTCGGTCACGGACGTCAGTGGCCGCGGAGTGGGCATGGACGTGGTGAAGCGAAACATCGAATCTCTCAAGGGATCCGTGTCGATGTGCTCTGCACGGGGAAGCGGCACCACGCTGAAGATCCGCCTCCCGCTCACGTTGGCCATTCTCGAGGGGTTCGCGGTGCGCGTCGCCAATCAAACGTTCATCCTCCCGCT includes these proteins:
- a CDS encoding STAS domain-containing protein, translating into MTFALTQDLSDGVMHLTLSGQADIARAWDLRAALTEALSASDDVILTLEVERMDAAGVQLVIAAKRWVEARGGRASIETGDGAARAALAAAGVLDLLDEDAEGETR
- a CDS encoding response regulator; protein product: MSNVALVVDDSRSIRMLVSKVLKQAGFEVMEAENGKDALAKLTEKSSVQLVITDLNMPVMDGLELIRAIRQDAQHKFTPVVFLTTESEEAKKEEAKSAGATGWIIKPFHPEKVMTVVRRVVT
- a CDS encoding chemotaxis protein CheA codes for the protein MEIDVNDFLDAFFEEAEEHVAAFEHGILDLERAPTDAEVIGSVFRAAHSIKGASGTFGLTDVADFTHHLEGALDLLRSGSLHYDADLASLLLSALDVLKSLLVVARSGGDPPAAEAEVRRALERVVASAGGKGATGGTAVGSAGGGKRQVSVRIRPKPEVMARGMDPLVLIRELADAKEPGTECTIEADLSALPMLDELDPEACYLAWSVNLSTSWSNAQIEEVFAFVEDVCEIEITAKDTPAAPRPVVAAQAVVASAPTTLRVAADKLDQLLDLVGELVIAQAMIVEAVRSPEGDHALRLQDALVAMERNTRELQERVMSIRMVPLSTVFGRLPRIVHDVGLSCGKPVRVEIEGEETEIDKAMVEQLVDPLTHLVRNAVDHGLEMPEQRRAAKKPEEGEIRIRAYHESGNVVIEVKDDGGGMNTVAIREKAERMGLISSETVLTDDQIHELVFHPGFSTASSVTDVSGRGVGMDVVKRNIESLKGSVSMCSARGSGTTLKIRLPLTLAILEGFAVRVANQTFILPLTSVVESFRPTKSQVRRILGRGEVIDVRGASLPVVHLHRILGVSNAQDDPTQALVSIVEFNDQSFAVLVDEVLGQMQVVVKSLESNYQHVDALMGATILGDGRVAMILDVQALAKEVRGERNPAFFDSGNAGFQEAAWIS